The Spirulina subsalsa PCC 9445 region AGAAAAGTAAAAATATTGTTTTGCAAATGTGCAAAAAATGATCTTCCGGCAGGAATAAACAACTGAGAGAATGAAGTTTCTTTGCCAAATTGTTCAGACACTTCATCCAAAAATGATTTATGGGATTCAATCATTAAGTCTAGTCGGGAAAATATTTTGGTTGGAGTTTCCTGTTGATTAATCGTTTCTTTTATTCGTTTTGATATTCTTCTGATTTTGTCAAAACTTTTTTTGTAAAAATCAGAGTAATTAATAATTAGATTAGATTTTCTTGAACTGTTCTCATCCGTTTTTATCTCTATATATTCTGCTCCTATTGAATACTTGATAAAAAAGCCACCCTTACCCCAACAATCATAGGGAAAATACTGTTGAAACTTATTTTTTAATTCTCTATCTAATTCTCGTTTTGTTTTCAGCTTAATTCCTTGAGAGAAAAACTCCTCAATAAAAGCTTTACAATAAAATAATATTTTCGCAATAATACTTTTTCCACTGGCTTGTGGACCAATAAAAATATTGATTTTTTTAATCTCAATATCTATGTATTTTAATCCTGCAAAATTTTTAATTATGAGTTTTTCATCCGTCATGTTTTGGACAAAAATTAAATGTAAGCTTAGTTGATCAAATAAGAGAATCTCCCGCTATACGCTCCGCGTATAGCGGGATGAGCGTCAAATAGCCGCCGCTTCTGCTTGAGAATTAGCCAACTCCCGGAAACGGATCACATCTTGACGGGGATCGGCGGTACTCACCTGAACCTCCAGACGATCCCCTAAACGTACCGCCCGATTGAATCGATGGGGTAACTCTAAGCCTAAATCTTCCAACAAAATCAGCCCTAAATTCTCATCCTCCCGTAACCAACGCAAAACCAAGACCTGCCAAATTTCTTGGGGATTGCGGCGTAAATACTCTAGCCCCCAGTAACGATTAGTTTGGCGTTCTACTAAGGTCGCCTCTTGGGACGCTGCCGTTACACTAAATACAATTGCCTGTAACTCGACTCCCGTTAAGGGCAAAGACTCCCCCCGTAAATGGGCTTTAATTTGGAAATGCGCCAGTAAGTCCGTATAGCGGCGAATGGGCGACGTGACCTGAGTATATAAATCTAAACCTAACCCGGCATGACGGGCGGGCGTAATCCCCATTTCACTGCGGGGCATACAACGCCGCATGGCACAAAAGCGCACGGGTCCCGGAGGCAGGGAAAGTAATTCCTCTTCTGGGGGTAATTCGGGCTGGGGCTGTCCTCGGAAGGGCATGGGAATGCCATGTTGTTGGGCATAGCGTCCGGCCACTTCTCCGGCTAAAATCATCATCTCCGCCACCAATTGGCGAGAGCGGGAGTCATCGAGTAAGGTGATGGCAATTTCTTCCTCGTTCTTCACCTTAATAGACGATTCTGGCATCCGAATGTCAATGGAGCCTTGAGATTTACGCCAACTTGAACGTAAAGCGGCCGCTTCGGCTAGGTGAGCAATTTCCGGTTCGGCTTGCACTCCTAACTCTAACATTTCATCCACATCATCGTAGGTGAGGCGATAGGTGGGTTTGATCCAACTAGCATGGATGGTATAGTCTTCGACTTTGCCGATTTCATCTAGAATTACGCCAAAACTCAAGGCAGCACAGACTTGACCTTGAATTAAGCTCATCGGTCCGGTGGCTAACTCCTTGGGAAACATGGGAATCATGCCCGTTGGGAGGTATAAACTGGTACTTCGTCGTCGCGCTTCAAGATCCAATTCATCTCCTAAGCGGACCAAACGACTGGGATCGGCAATATGAATCCAAAGCCTCAATCTGCCATCCTCTACAGGTTCGACACTTAACCCATCGTCTATTTCTTCTGTGCTTTCATCATCAATGGTGTAAACTTTGAAGCGCGTTAAATCCAGACGGTTGGGATCCGGATCGCAGGAGATAGATTCCAAGCGCTGTTGTGACACATCAAGTACCTTTTGCGGGAATTGGACAGGATACGAACTACGACGGAGAAACAAGTTTTCATGAATCGACCATCGTTTTAAGTCTACCAGTAATTGAAAAGCTGCGTCCGGATTTTGGGGGCGATTGAGGGCGGCGAGAATTTCTTGAGCGAGACGATGGGAATTTTCCGGTTGCAGGGCGCATTTTTCGAGGGCTTCTAAACGGAGGCGATCGCTATCTTGCCAGATGACCTCGTTTCCGGCTAAGGCTTCTTGCACTCGTTGGAGAAATTCCTCCCGTTCCCGTAATCGTTGTTCTTCAACGGTTTGCTGGTGTTTAATCTCAGCGACTTGTGCGGCGGAGCGGGGTTCATAAACGTCTGCTTTTTTCTTAAAGTAAATCTTATCGTCCGAGAGCAACAGATGAGCGGCATAACAGACGACGGGATTCTGTTCATCAAATAACAATTGTGCTAAATCGGCGGAACTGACGGGACTGGCTTCTTCAACCAGTAACTCCCAAGCCACCTCTAAACTATCGGGATCTAAATAATCTTCGACTTCGGCTCGAAAAGGGGCAATTTCTGAGGGGGTATAGCCTCCACCCACTTCATACTCCACACGCTGGGGTTTTAGGGAGTGAGATTGACCCCGTTCATCAATCACAATCCAATTCTTTTTTCCTTCTGGACGATCTGCAACAGCCAGCCGACGCTCTCCTTGTAGTCTGAATTCAATCAGCGTTCCTTTGTCCACCCGCTTTGCTTCGCTCCAGTCACTATCTCCACCCACTAACTTAACATTTCCAGACCCAGATCGGAAAGATACCCCTATTCCAAGGCTGCTATCCCTCCCCTCCCTGCAAGCGAGGAAGGGGAATTCCGCAACATTTTTGTTAAATTTCAAAGGTTGTGAAGATACTCCACTAACTGGGTGGGAGATTGGGCGACGGGGATTTTCGCTT contains the following coding sequences:
- a CDS encoding AAA family ATPase, whose translation is MTDEKLIIKNFAGLKYIDIEIKKINIFIGPQASGKSIIAKILFYCKAFIEEFFSQGIKLKTKRELDRELKNKFQQYFPYDCWGKGGFFIKYSIGAEYIEIKTDENSSRKSNLIINYSDFYKKSFDKIRRISKRIKETINQQETPTKIFSRLDLMIESHKSFLDEVSEQFGKETSFSQLFIPAGRSFFAHLQNNIFTFLSEK
- a CDS encoding ribonuclease R family protein, with translation MDKGTLIEFRLQGERRLAVADRPEGKKNWIVIDERGQSHSLKPQRVEYEVGGGYTPSEIAPFRAEVEDYLDPDSLEVAWELLVEEASPVSSADLAQLLFDEQNPVVCYAAHLLLSDDKIYFKKKADVYEPRSAAQVAEIKHQQTVEEQRLREREEFLQRVQEALAGNEVIWQDSDRLRLEALEKCALQPENSHRLAQEILAALNRPQNPDAAFQLLVDLKRWSIHENLFLRRSSYPVQFPQKVLDVSQQRLESISCDPDPNRLDLTRFKVYTIDDESTEEIDDGLSVEPVEDGRLRLWIHIADPSRLVRLGDELDLEARRRSTSLYLPTGMIPMFPKELATGPMSLIQGQVCAALSFGVILDEIGKVEDYTIHASWIKPTYRLTYDDVDEMLELGVQAEPEIAHLAEAAALRSSWRKSQGSIDIRMPESSIKVKNEEEIAITLLDDSRSRQLVAEMMILAGEVAGRYAQQHGIPMPFRGQPQPELPPEEELLSLPPGPVRFCAMRRCMPRSEMGITPARHAGLGLDLYTQVTSPIRRYTDLLAHFQIKAHLRGESLPLTGVELQAIVFSVTAASQEATLVERQTNRYWGLEYLRRNPQEIWQVLVLRWLREDENLGLILLEDLGLELPHRFNRAVRLGDRLEVQVSTADPRQDVIRFRELANSQAEAAAI